A segment of the Amycolatopsis thermophila genome:
GCGCTGCGGTCGCTCGACGCGCACCTGGACGCCAACACCTTCGGCTCCGGCCTGAACCGCGAACTGGCCACCGAGTACCACGGCCTGGTGCTCGAACTCGGCGTGGCCGCGGCGGTCGAGGCCGAGGCCGCCGGGGTCGCGGTGCCCGAGTCGCTGTGGCGGACCCTGCTGCGGATGACCGACGCGCTCGCGGCCATTGTGGACACCCGCCTGCGCCCGCCCCGGCAGGGCGACGGCGACGACGGCCACGGGCTGATCCTCGACGGCGGTGGCACCGATCGCTGGTCCGCGCTGCTGTCGACCGGCGACGCGCTGTTCGGCCGCCTCGACTGGTGGCCCGCGCCCCGCGGCGGCGACGCCCGCACCGCGTTGCTCGCCGCGCTCGCCCGGCCGCACCGGGGCAACGGCCGTCCGTGGACCCGGCCCGACCACTTCGCCGACGCCGGGCTCACGCTGCTGCGCACCCCGGCCGAGGACGGCCGCGGCGAGATCTGGTGCCGCTGCGACGGCGGCCCGCACGGGTTCCTCTCGATCGCCGCCCACGCGCACGCCGACGCCCTGTCGATCGAGGTGCGGCACGACGGCGTCGACATCCTCGCCGATCCGGGCACGTTCTGCTACCACGGCGATCCGGCGTGGCGCGCGTACTTCCGGTCCACCCTCGGCCACAACACGGTTCAGCTGGACGACACCGACCAGTCCACTTCGGGCGGTCCGTTCCTGTGGACCAGGCACGCGGCCACCCGCGTCCTGGCCCGCCCCAGCGGCGGCGTGCCGCGGTGGTGCGCCGAGCACGACGGGTACCGCCCGGCCGTGCACCGCCGGACCGTCGAACTCGCCCCGGCCGGGCGGGAACTGCGGATCAGCGACGAGATCACCGCCGACCGGCACCACCCCGCCCGGCTGGCGTTCCACCTCGGGCCGCGGGTGACCGTCCAGCTGTCCGGGCACACCGCCCTGCTCGGCTGGACCTCCCGCGGCCAGGAGCAGGCCGCCGTCCTCGACCTGCCCGACGGCCTGACCTGGACCGAGCACCGCGGCCAGACCGATCCCCCGCTCGGCTGGTACTCGCCCGGCTACGGCCGCCGCGAACCGGCC
Coding sequences within it:
- a CDS encoding heparinase II/III family protein; translated protein: MDPAWYLRRLSRMGPREVAGRAADVLNRRRLRAGPPEPSAPLPRRRFTAVLPGGVRVPPDARARVLATADQLLDGRAEYFGVTRDDMANPDWSADPKTGRRAPSDAFAFDIPYRHEDVVGDIKQIWEPSRHQHLTVLATAYCLTGENRYAQRVADHLKSWWAANPPLLGVHWVSGIELGIRLLSWVWVRRLLDGWPGAAGLFEDNPEALHQIWHHQNWLATFPSRGSSANNHAIAETAGQLAAASAFPWFPESAGWRAAALRSLDAHLDANTFGSGLNRELATEYHGLVLELGVAAAVEAEAAGVAVPESLWRTLLRMTDALAAIVDTRLRPPRQGDGDDGHGLILDGGGTDRWSALLSTGDALFGRLDWWPAPRGGDARTALLAALARPHRGNGRPWTRPDHFADAGLTLLRTPAEDGRGEIWCRCDGGPHGFLSIAAHAHADALSIEVRHDGVDILADPGTFCYHGDPAWRAYFRSTLGHNTVQLDDTDQSTSGGPFLWTRHAATRVLARPSGGVPRWCAEHDGYRPAVHRRTVELAPAGRELRISDEITADRHHPARLAFHLGPRVTVQLSGHTALLGWTSRGQEQAAVLDLPDGLTWTEHRGQTDPPLGWYSPGYGRREPATTLVGSGLTGRGGPLTTLLRFSH